The following are encoded in a window of Perca fluviatilis chromosome 21, GENO_Pfluv_1.0, whole genome shotgun sequence genomic DNA:
- the LOC120551300 gene encoding inhibitor of nuclear factor kappa-B kinase subunit alpha-like — translation MEKPPFRQNQNCGDWELKERLGMGGFAHVYLYQHHETNEKLAVKMCRLELTPRNKDRWSREIQIMKKLNHINVVTAREVPEEMRHIALNDLPLLAMEYCSRGDLRKMLSKPENCCGLKESEVLSLLNDVGSGIQYLHENKIIHRDLKPENIVLQDINGKLVHKIIDLGYAKDLDQGSLCTSFVGTLQYLAPELFENKAYTVTVDYWSFGTMVFECSCGFRPFLHNLQPVQWASKVRNKGPKDIMAVEEQNGEVRFSTHLPYPNNLSRTLLEPMEALLQLMLKWDPVQRGGKVNSDTKKPMCFEKLEQILSMKVVHILNMTTAQVHSFQLTPEESLHSLQKRIEAETNIEVMNQELLQETGVSLDPRKHAAQCVLDGVRGWDSYIVYLFDKSITKYSGPLSARQLPDKVNTIVQEAKTQLPLVVLKKVWGEAVSYICGLKDDYSRLFQGQRAAMLSLLRYNTNLTRCKNSMFGFSQQLKAKLDFFKSSIQYDLEKYSDQMHYGISSEKMLKAWQENEERAAAFAQVAEVSHLDDEIMALHSEIVELQRSPYARRQGDKMEQLEEKAIELYKQLKMKCKTPEPDVSSDSSEMVKAIIQTVQNQDKVLKDLYTHLSKILISKQKIIDLFPRIEKTLENIKDADNTVMQMQIKRQREFWHLLKIACAQNSTRNSIAASPESSNLLQVSPWSQSAQPVSSPHPLTSLPGPNDSDAAPRLLQENQKYLSQLTSLMQEAADEQAKSIVDQDWSWTKYETLTTKLKKRNA, via the exons ATGGAGAAACCTCCCTTCAGGCAGAACCAGAACTGTGGAGACTGggagctgaaagagagactggGAATGGGCGGGTTTgcccatgtttacctctaccaACATCAC gaaacaaatgaaaaactaGCTGTGAAAATGTGCCGTCTGGAGCTCACACCAAGGAATAAGGACAGATGGAGCAGAGAAATCCAGATCATGAAAAA gtTGAATCACATCAATGTCGTGACAGCCCGAGAAGTCCCGGAGGAAATGAGGCACATAGCCTTAAATGATCTTCCACTGTTGGCCATGGAGTACTGCTCCAGGGGAGACCTGAGGAAG ATGCTGAGCAAACCTGAAAACTGCTGCGGTTTGAAAGAAAGTGAAGTGCTTTCGTTACTCAATGATGTTG GATCTGGTATCCAGTATCTGCACGAAAACAAGATCATACACAGAGACCTTAAACCTGAAAACATAGTGCTGCAAGATATTAACGGAAAG CTGGTTCACAAAATCATTGACCTGGGCTATGCTAAAGACCTGGACCAGGGCAGTCTGTGTACCTCCTTCGTTGGCACGCTTCAGTACCTG GCACCTGAACTGTTTGAGAATAAGGCATACACTGTTACTGTGGACTACTGGAGCTTTGGCACAATGGTATTTGAATGCAGTTGTGGTTTCCGTCCCTTCCTGCACAACCTGCAACCTGTGCAGTG GGCCAGCAAAGTGAGGAATAAAGGTCCAAAAGACATCATGGCTGTAGAGGAGCAGAACGGAGAAGTCAGGTTCTCCACACACCTCCCCTACCCCAACAATCTCAGCAG GACGCTGTTGGAGCCAATGGAAGctctgctgcagctgatgtTAAAGTGGGACCCTGTCCAGAGAGGAGGCAAAGTCAACTCCGACACCAAGAAGCCCATGTGCTTTGAAAAGCTGGAGCAGATACTGAGTATGAAG GTCGTCCACATCCTGAACATGACCACAGCTCAGGTCCACTCTTTCCAGCTGACTCCGGAGGAAAGTCTCCACAGTCTGCAGAAGCGCATCGAGGCCGAGACGAATATCGAAGTGATGAACCAGGAGCTGCTGCAGGAGACGGGAGTGTCACTGGATCCCAGGAAGCACGCTGCGCAGTGTGTCCTAGATGGTGTG AGAGGGTGGGATAGCTACATCGTCTATCTGTTTGACAAGAGCATCACCAAGTACTCCGGTCCCCTCAGTGCCAGACAGCTGCCCGATAAAGTCAACACTATAG TTCAAGAGGCCAAGACACAGCTGCCCCTGGTGGTGTTGAAGAAGGTTTGGGGTGAAGCAGTGAGCTACATCTGTGGGCTGAAGGATGACTACAGCCGGCTATTCCAAGGACAGAGGGCTGCTAT GTTGAGTCTCCTGCGCTACAACACCAACCTGACCAGGTGTAAGAACAGCATGTTTGGCTTCTCTCAGCAGCTGAAGGCCAAGCTGGACTTCTTCAAGAGCAGCATCCAGTACGACCTGGAAAAATACAGCGATCAGATGCACTATGGCATAT cTTCTGAAAAGATGCTGAAAGCCTGGCAAGAGAACGAGGAACGAGCTGCTGCTTTTGCacag GTGGCAGAGGTGAGCCATCTGGATGATGAGATCATGGCTCTGCACTCAGAGATAGTGGAACTTCAGAGGAGCCCGTATGCTCGACGCCAAGGAGACAAGATGGAGCAGCT AGAAGAAAAAGCGATTGAGCTCTACAAGCAACTGAAGATGAAATGCAAAA CACCTGAGCCAGATGTGAGCAGTGACAGCTCTGAGATGGTGAAGGCCATTATTCAGACTGTCCAGAACCAAGACAAGGTCCTGAAAGACCTGTACACCCACCTCAG CAAGATCCTGATCAGCAAACAAAAGATCATTGACTTGTTTCCACGAATTGAGAAAACCTTGGAGAACATCAAGGATGCTGACAACACAGTGATGCAGATGCAGATCAAGAGACAAAGAGAGTTCTGGCATTTACTGAAGATCGCCTGT GCTCAAAACTCAACACGAAACTCAATAGCAGCCAGTCCCGAGTCGTCCAACCTGCTGCAGGTTTCTCCGTGGTCACAGTCGGCACAACCCGTCAGCTCCCCACATCCCCTAACCTCCCTGCCTGGGCCTAATGACAG TGACGCCGCTCCGCGTCTGCTGCAGGAGAACCAGAAGTACCTCAGTCAGCTGACGAGCCTGATGCAGGAAGCTGCTGATGAACAGGCCAAAAGCATAGTG GACCAAGACTGGAGCTGGACGAAATACGAAACCCTAACCAccaaattaaaaaagagaaatgcgTGA